The following proteins come from a genomic window of Corallococcus sp. NCRR:
- a CDS encoding response regulator → MGRFLLVDDNRAFAENLAEILEDEGHQATVVDRGEAALQAALETRYDVLITDMCMAGMNGAALVHHLRQRDPGLAAIVVTAHPGEAELARARAEGVLAVLPKPVPVPALVELLARARRDGLVMLVEDDVQLADNLTEVLRERGFTAVVARSVPDVAGLESVRPFAALVDLRVPGGPDGEALRRVRERFPATTPFVVTAFPEALPADFEGRWVRKPFDTGALLAALERVHGDRA, encoded by the coding sequence ATGGGCCGCTTCCTGTTGGTGGATGACAACCGGGCCTTCGCGGAGAACCTGGCGGAGATCCTCGAGGACGAGGGCCACCAGGCCACCGTGGTGGACCGGGGCGAGGCCGCGCTCCAGGCCGCGCTCGAGACGCGCTACGACGTGCTCATCACCGACATGTGCATGGCCGGGATGAATGGCGCCGCGCTGGTGCACCACCTGCGTCAGCGGGACCCGGGGCTCGCGGCCATCGTCGTCACCGCCCACCCCGGCGAGGCCGAGCTCGCGCGGGCCCGCGCGGAGGGTGTGCTCGCGGTGCTGCCCAAGCCGGTGCCGGTGCCCGCGCTGGTGGAGTTGCTCGCGCGGGCCCGCCGCGACGGGCTCGTCATGCTGGTGGAGGACGACGTCCAGCTCGCGGACAACCTCACGGAGGTGCTGCGCGAGCGCGGCTTCACGGCCGTGGTCGCGCGCTCGGTGCCGGACGTGGCGGGGCTCGAGTCCGTCCGCCCCTTCGCGGCGCTCGTGGACCTGCGCGTGCCGGGCGGCCCGGACGGCGAGGCGCTGCGCCGCGTGCGGGAGCGCTTCCCCGCGACCACCCCCTTCGTCGTCACGGCCTTCCCGGAGGCGCTGCCCGCGGACTTCGAGGGCCGGTGGGTCCGCAAGCCCTTCGACACCGGGGCGCTGCTCGCCGCGCTGGAGCGCGTGCACGGAGACCGCGCGTGA
- a CDS encoding sensor histidine kinase, translated as MKELLEDQGYVVSSAMSCAGALERAPAGFDVALVDVRLPDGEGSWLAPRLKALVPDGEVVLLTGLGMLEAAVAAVHAGACAYLLKPCATPELLVTLEQALRQVRLHREKQALARRAQVSEKLAAVGTLTAGLTHEIRNPLNAAGLQLTVLERRVRRLEESVQGPLLEPLLLVRDEIRRLDHILEDFLQFARPREFRSESVAVAPLFERVGSLLAWQAEQRGVTLEVEPPGALDVWGEEERLRQVLLNLALNALEATPAGGRVRFSASAWREEVVLFVDDSGPGVPVESRARLFEPFFTTKASGSGLGLSIVHAIVTQHGGTLLVEEGPLGGARFSVHLPGAPRAESV; from the coding sequence ATGAAGGAGCTGCTGGAGGACCAGGGCTACGTCGTCTCCAGCGCGATGAGCTGCGCGGGGGCGCTGGAGCGGGCGCCGGCGGGCTTCGACGTGGCGCTGGTGGACGTCCGGCTGCCGGACGGAGAGGGCTCGTGGCTGGCCCCCCGGCTCAAGGCGCTGGTGCCGGACGGAGAGGTGGTGCTGCTCACGGGCCTGGGCATGCTGGAGGCGGCGGTGGCCGCGGTGCACGCGGGCGCGTGCGCGTACCTCCTCAAGCCCTGCGCCACGCCGGAGCTGCTGGTGACGCTGGAGCAGGCGCTGCGCCAGGTGCGGCTGCACCGCGAGAAGCAGGCGCTGGCCCGGCGCGCGCAGGTGTCGGAGAAGCTGGCCGCGGTGGGCACGCTGACCGCGGGCCTGACGCATGAAATCCGCAACCCCCTCAACGCCGCCGGCCTGCAGCTCACCGTCCTGGAGCGGCGGGTGCGCAGGCTGGAGGAGTCCGTCCAGGGGCCGCTCCTGGAGCCGCTCTTGCTGGTGCGGGATGAAATCCGCCGCCTGGACCACATCCTCGAGGACTTCCTCCAGTTCGCCCGTCCCCGCGAGTTCAGGTCGGAATCCGTGGCGGTGGCCCCGCTGTTCGAGCGGGTGGGCAGCCTCCTGGCCTGGCAGGCCGAGCAGCGCGGCGTGACGCTGGAGGTGGAGCCGCCGGGCGCGTTGGACGTGTGGGGGGAGGAGGAGCGGCTGCGGCAGGTGCTGCTGAACCTGGCGCTCAACGCGCTGGAGGCGACGCCCGCGGGAGGCCGCGTGCGCTTCAGCGCGAGCGCGTGGAGGGAAGAGGTGGTGCTCTTCGTGGACGACAGCGGGCCCGGCGTGCCGGTGGAGTCGCGGGCGAGGCTCTTCGAGCCCTTCTTCACGACGAAGGCGAGCGGCAGCGGCCTGGGGCTCTCCATCGTGCACGCCATCGTCACCCAGCACGGCGGCACCCTCCTGGTGGAGGAGGGGCCGTTGGGCGGCGCGCGCTTCAGCGTGCACCTGCCCGGAGCACCGCGGGCCGAGTCGGTCTGA
- a CDS encoding lytic transglycosylase domain-containing protein: MAISPLRSPSASVSRLPVQDAASPRLAGRPGGVDGFSSGQKPGSPGLAALQQDGFDIGAGKGAELGKLLQDTLSALTSIVQLVAQAVPGAAQAVSGAQGAQGAQGEQGVPRNRCGAGPQPFSDSSFTPQDSSRPPVALNGNTGVVGPSASQSQASNGNTGVVGPTTSSSGGGTKLGGNLPPGLEKFRGAIESASAKTGMPAEMLAAQIWQESRGNLEAVSTNGGNGLTDTGLMQVNPNTYGELQAKHPELQGKNLSDPETNILAGAFYMKDMKEQFGSDELALRAYNSGPNGVDKSNPDAIPAGTGDATYVQKVKSFMNTLATGQGTLPA; encoded by the coding sequence ATGGCCATCTCGCCCCTCCGCAGCCCCTCCGCCTCCGTGTCCCGCCTGCCGGTGCAGGACGCCGCCTCTCCCCGCCTCGCGGGTCGTCCGGGGGGCGTGGATGGGTTCTCCTCCGGCCAGAAGCCGGGCTCGCCGGGGCTCGCGGCGCTCCAGCAGGACGGCTTCGACATCGGCGCCGGCAAGGGCGCGGAGCTGGGCAAGTTGCTTCAGGACACGCTGTCCGCGCTGACGTCCATCGTGCAGTTGGTGGCGCAGGCCGTGCCGGGCGCCGCGCAGGCCGTCTCCGGAGCCCAGGGAGCCCAGGGCGCGCAGGGTGAGCAGGGCGTCCCGCGAAACAGGTGCGGCGCGGGTCCGCAGCCCTTCTCGGACAGCAGCTTCACGCCGCAGGACTCCAGCCGTCCTCCCGTGGCGCTCAACGGCAACACCGGCGTGGTGGGCCCCTCGGCGTCGCAGTCCCAGGCGTCCAACGGCAACACCGGCGTGGTGGGACCCACGACCTCCTCCTCGGGTGGCGGGACGAAACTGGGCGGCAACCTGCCCCCGGGGCTGGAGAAGTTCCGGGGCGCCATCGAGTCCGCGTCCGCCAAGACGGGCATGCCGGCGGAGATGCTGGCCGCGCAAATCTGGCAGGAGTCGCGCGGCAACCTGGAAGCCGTCTCCACCAACGGCGGCAACGGCCTGACGGACACCGGCCTGATGCAGGTCAACCCCAACACCTACGGGGAGCTGCAGGCGAAGCACCCGGAGCTCCAGGGCAAGAACCTCTCCGACCCGGAGACCAACATCCTGGCGGGCGCCTTCTACATGAAGGACATGAAGGAGCAGTTCGGCAGCGATGAGCTGGCCCTGCGCGCCTACAACTCCGGCCCCAACGGCGTGGACAAGAGCAACCCGGACGCCATCCCCGCCGGCACCGGCGACGCCACCTACGTGCAGAAGGTGAAGTCCTTCATGAACACGCTGGCCACCGGCCAGGGCACGCTGCCCGCGTAG